The following are encoded together in the Triticum dicoccoides isolate Atlit2015 ecotype Zavitan chromosome 6B, WEW_v2.0, whole genome shotgun sequence genome:
- the LOC119322026 gene encoding uncharacterized protein LOC119322026, translated as MRSRSSSYLPLAAAVVLLLVLTAAMEAEGIRLDAETRASVGSSSSNPVRNKPSDDLVKGSTTGSVSESEATRSAGAVKEVRAVAHVPEFHEDYYVRTVHSSRHH; from the exons ATGAGGAGTCGCAGTTCCAGCTACTTGCCACTGGCTGCAGCCGTGGTCTTGCTTCTGGTACTGACGGCGGCCATGGAGGCTGAAGGCATCCGGCTAGACGCCGAGACCCGGGCTTCAGTCGGCAGTAGCAGCAGCAACCCAGTGCGCAAT AAACCAAGCGATGATTTGGTCAAGGGTTCTACCACTGGCTCCGTAAGCGAGAGCGAGGCGACGAGAAGCGCCGGTGCGGTGAAAGAAGTTAGGGCAGTGGCGCACGTGCCGGAGTTCCATGAAGACTACTACGTTCGAACTGTTCACAGTTCCAGGCACCACTGA